The DNA sequence acagaaaaaaacaaaaaactaattGGCAGAATCAGAAACAGAACCATTAAACACCAAAATTGTTATAAAACAGAGAATAAATATAATCTGCATAACGGCAAATAGATGTCCGAATATAATTTTCAACAACCTCTAATTTAACGAATCAAACAATAATCTCACACCCCCAATCCAACAAACTGAACTTCCCCAATCACATTTCTCACTATCCAATTAAAATTGCAGAACAAATTTCTCTAAAACTGTAAGTAGATGTCTATGCGTTAAATTTATAAGCAACCCCACAGCAGACTGTTGAAACATCAAATTACAAACTgtaatcaaaatcaatcaaccCCAACATTATTGATAAAGGAAATAGCGAGAGAGCCATTGACTGAATCCCATCAGGCCAACTCCGAAATCCGCAATTCTGCACAATCAACTTCCCATTATGCAACTCATTGCCTCTTTCAGCCCTCATGGGTCTTGGTTTGTACCTCTTTATCAATATGAAACCACAAATAAGCACGAACCCAGAAAAGCAAGTAATACTCAGATGAGAAAAGGCAGAGAGTAAGAAGAAGTAATACCTTTCTTGCAGCACCATCAATGGGTTTAGCAGACTTTAGAAGAACGAAAACATGCAAAATACCCTGCTCCTATCCTTTCTTCCTTCTTGAAAACCTTCAACTCCCGATCTTCCTCTGCAGATTGACAGCCAACATGTGCAAGAACTAAAATCAAACACAATCAACATGCACCAGCTCAAAATACCACACATTTAAGCCATTCAAAGACAAACCCAACTCAAATAcacaagaattaaacaaaaaagactGAACTTTAGATCAAAACCGGACAGAAAATCAGTACTGGTGGTAaccaagagaagagagagagagagaggacctacGTTAGAGAATGACAAGCTCAGGTCGGCTAATAAGCTCGAGGTCAGATCGGAGCTCAAGCTCGAGGTCTGGAAAACTAGATCGGGGACTCGGGGTCAGAGCTAGGCAGGGGAACTCGGGGTCAGAGAGCGAGGTCGGGGACTCGGGGTCAGGTTGGAGGCGGCTCCAGTAGGCTTAGGTTGGAGAATGAGGTCGGGAGTCGACGCAGGTCAGCTTGGAGAAGGAGATCGGGAGTCGATGCAGGTCAGCTTGGAGAAGGAGGCTAGGTCTGGAGGTCTGGGTTCGAAATTTTAGAGAAAGCGGAAAAAATACTAAGTGTTGGGGGGGGGGAATGAAATTTTAGTCCCCGCGCGTTCTCAAATTTTTCAAAGTTAGTCCCTCCGtagttttaaaaaaatttccaaCAAAACCTTTCTCATCGGTTCAGTTAGTGACTGATGTCtataataacaatagaaatcggttttttcacaaactgatgttaaaacgatttttaacatcaggtgcaatcctgaccgatttaatagtgccGATGTCGatctaatgacattattctagtagtgacatCACCACCCATAAATACTGCCCCCCCTGTCCGATACTAACACCTTAAGGACGCTGAACCTGCATATAATATTTTGGAAGATGAATCGGCGAATGGTCACTCCAGAGGCTTCCTTCAAAGGTTCAGCTTCGACCCATTTAGTGAAGAAATCTGtatgatgaacttgtgttggagTGACGAATGGGGATGAATCATGCCAATCAAGTCCAATGGCCAGCCTCGTGCAGGACAAGGTTTAATGATAGGctgcatgggaatattgggaaTATGCTGAATTGGTCCATGAGCCTGACAATCCTGACAACCTGTCGCGAATGTGATACAGTCTTTCAAGATGCTGGGCTAATAATACCCATGCCGCCTGATGAGCCAACGCATCTTCGGACCCGCCTGATGGGCTCCACACACGCCGGTATGTACTTCTTGTATCAAACGTTTCGCTTCGCAGCCAAACACACATCagaagtctatgccatctttGCAGCGTCGGCGCAACTCATCGCCTCGGAGGAAGTAATTTTAGGCAAGAAAACGAGTCTTCCTGTCTATAGGGGCGTCTGGTTGCTTTAGGTAAGCAATCAAAGGGATGTGCCAGTCTATATCAATAGGTTTAAGGACCGCGACGACTGGATAGTCTGGCGGGTCAGGTTGCGTGAGCCAAGAAGGCAGCGTGCGTCGTTCAACTTTCAGGATTCGCTTGCGAACCGCATATTTCAAAGTGATACCTGTAGCTAGTTGAGCAAGTTCGTTGGCTGCAAAGTTTCGCTCGCGAGGAATATATTCCAACTCCACGTCATTGAATTGGTCCAGAAGTTCGATGGCGCGAGTTAAATATGGCACAAGCAAGCAGCTCACACGCCTGTACTTCTCCTGGAGTTGATTTATGACAAGCAAAGAATCACTGCGTACTTGGATATCTCTTACTCTGAGCTCTAATAACACCTCTAGGCCAATAATGAAGGCCACATACTCTGCTTGATTGTTGGTGCACTTGAACTCCAATTGGAAGGAATAAGAAAAACGATCGCCTGCTGGGTTTTCCAGAATAATCACTGCCCCTGCTAGTGTTTCTGTTCTTGAACCATCGAAAAATAATATCCAAGGTTGAAGGAAAATTGTGGCCGGATACCAAATAGCATATTCGGGAATGCGCACCAAATCTGGTAAAGTTGTTGTTGCGGTTGCGATCTCTAACTCTTTCACGTTGGGGACATCTAGCACAGGGTGATGTGCTAGAAAGTCTGCGGTAGCTTGTTCTTTCACTGCCTTATGTGGAACGCACTGTAGCGAGAATTCGGATAATGCCAACACCCACTTGCCAATATGACCTCGCATAATAGGTCGCGACAACATGTACTTGACCAAGTCGGTTTGAGCGATAATGCAAGTGGTAAAGGATAGCATGTAGTGTCGCAACTTGCAAGTTGAGAAATACAATGTAAGACACAATTTTTCCATGGGCGTATACCTGGTTTCACAATCTGTCAGTGTCCTATTGAGGTAAAAAATGGCATGCTTGATACCTTCCTTATCATCCTGGGCAAGTAAACTGCCAATGGACGCCTCGGTTGCTGAAATATACAGCTTTAATGGAAATCCAGCTCTAGGAGGAACGAGTACTAGCTGGCTCGCCAGATGggccttgattttgtcaaaaGACTCTTGATGTTGAAGCTCCCACACAAACTCGCTCTGTCCTTGTAGTCTCAATAGCGGGGAGAAAGGCCTTATCCTTAGGGACCTCAATACCTCGTTGATGGACAATGAAgccaagaaaatctcctgcttgaactccGAAAACGCATTTGGCggggttcatcttgagcttgtgcaGCCGCATGCGCTCGAAGACTTTTCTGAGATCTGTAATGTGGTCCCCGCGCTGTTTGGACTTGACGACcacgtcatcaatgtaaacctctaaaagCTTCCCTAggatgtcgtggaagatcaggttcatggctctctgattcATTGCcccagcattcttcagtccaaaaggcataactaCGTATTCAAAAACGCCCGCGAACCCTGGACAACGGAACACTGTTTTGTGTCTGTCTTCCTcccactacaccaatttcggaatcagacaacacatatcagacgacagcaaacattttaactgtcgtctgatttaatcagacgacagcaagaaatattgtgtcgtctgatttttcgaattagacaacagttttttcttggctcttgtACAATAtcatttcagacaatggtttaattttttgatgttgtctgaatgaattaattcagacaacagttattatgtaatgttgtccaaggttcatttatacaatggttgatttttgctgttgtctgattattttcagtcacacaactgttattaggtgtctgttgtctgatatgtTGTAAGTCAATGGCTACTGAAAGATGTTGTTTGATTTAAGTtgttcagacaatggtttttaatttgtCTGTTGTTAGATGAGTTTCAGACAATGAATTttatttgatgttgtctgagtgttagattttttttttttgatacaatGAATAGCTGACTTTAGTTAGGGTTAGACTTATACTTTTAACACTTAACTCTTTCAACTCGTTCCCGGCCTCTCCATTCCATCGAGCAAAAGTGCAAAACACCCCGtctgcctccatctgaaactCACTCTTTCTCACTCTCATCCCCCAGTCCCGCTCTCAGCCCAGCCATCAGCCCGCTCTCAGACTACGATCGAACCAGTCTCTCTCAGCCCCGTCCTCAGCCCGCTCTCAGACCCTCTCCATTCCATCGAGCAAAACACCCAGTCCGCCTCCATCTGAAACTCACTCTTTCTCACTCTCATCCCTCAGTCCCGCTCTCAGCCCAGCCCTCAGCCCCGCCCTCAGCCCGCTCTCAGACTACGAACCCGTCTCTCTCAGCCCCGTCCTCAGCCCGCTCTCAGACCACGAACTCGTCTCCTCGATCAGTCCCGCTATCAGTCCCGGCCTCAGCCCCTCCCTCAGCCCCGCCCTCAGCCCTCTATTAGTGTGAATGCTGAAATCCTGTTCGATATCATGTCCCAGTAGGTTGTTAAGAGATTTCAGGCAAATAGGTTTGAAGTGCGAAGTGTtagatgtgttttttttttgggttgcccAAGCTCGATCTGCTCCGACTCATTCACCCTGCTCCCTCTGAACTTTAGGTACTcaactttgtttgattttactcTCTGGGTATTGCTGAATAGCCATTTGTGTGATTAAAGTCTGAAGCTTTTGATAAACTTTAgaagaaagattgaaacttgGTTGCTGTCATTCAAATTTTGCATATTTTTTAGTTATATGCTTAGCTTTTGATAAACCCATTTGATATATTaaagaaagaatgaaatttTGGCTGCTGTATCAGTAACATTTACATATCTGTTTTATAACAGTAGGTGTAATTAGCCTTTTTAGCctattgatgaagttgattccATCTGAAGCAGAAGAGCTATCTTACccccaccccaccccacccctttttttttttttccagagttTGCATATTTATTACGGACCATTTAGTTCTTTTCTTTGGTTGGGCTTAATTGTTTACAGTTGAGATTGGTTGGGAGTTTATGGATCCCTAAGTAGTAGTAACTGTTTTTGAAAAGGGTTTATTTGGCTTTATCAAATTGAAGGAACTTTTGTGGTTTCTCTTTATGTGCATAGTGGCCTATACTACTTGCTTGTCATGATCATTGTGCTATCATTACCAGTTGTTCGAAATCTTTGTCTGATGATCATGAGTtttcatattttattttaaactcCTCATGGAACAATTTAAGATTGTGAGGTGTTCTGTTTTCAAACAATTTGTTCTTAACATTGTATTTCTAAATCATTATATTACTGATTGTTCTATTAGTTTCAAAGAGTTCAATCAGTTCTATTCTTCATGGATAACTAGCTGttattccttttgtttttcctaTAGAATAGAAACTAAAGAGTTTATTTGTttggataataataataataattgtgcTAGCAGACTCTAGAGGAAAAACTAAAtgataaaagaaattaattacTTTCTGAGTTAGTTTGTCGACTTGATTGTTACCCTATTCGAAATCAGACGTGCACAGCTTATGGCCAGCTTTGTAGCATCATGGAAATGCTCTGTCTCCTATTTGGCTTTCAGTCTTTCGCTATTCTGTTTTTAATGGGGGTTTTGGCATTATGCTTTACTACATCAGCCACAAATATAGAATAAAATTATATAGGGTTTAGAATCTTGGGTTTTTGAAGTGTTACTACAACCAAGATTACAATTTCAACATTTTTCACAATTAACTACTGttatttatcttcttttttttggatataaatttcagtcatgaggACATAAATGATATTCAAATTTGGTTCGACATAGATATGACTTGGACTTTGATTCAGTTGGCTTcccttattttgttttccaatttggaCTTTTTCAAAGCAATACTCAATTATCTGAAATGGTTGGGACAACAGggtagttaattagttaaagaTAGGTCATGAAATGGGGTTAAAGGGTGTATGTCGAAAGAACGTTAAACATATAGCTGTACTAAAGTATATTGTACTAAGAAAAGATTGATTAAAGACCGTGGACTTTACTTTCAATTTTCTATTGTACTAAGGAAGTCTTAGTGAACTGTTACAAAGCAtcattagtgttttttttttgtctataaTGTTATTTTCGTACAATTAgtaataaaattcttcaataagTGTTTCATTTTATAAAGTGGAAATCCTTCATTTAATTTGTAAAACTTTCCTCCTACCTCTACTTGGTTTCTGATTCATGTTTTTTCTTGCATTGCTTTTGCAGCAAACGTCTGCGGATCTGAAAAGCAAAGGTTGTCAATTTCTGGGTATGGTTTTTATAGGTATGGATTGGTTGCCAAGACCATTTGCTATTTTCTGTATTGTTAATGGCTCCCAAAAACCAATGTTTCCTCAACATTCCTGGTTTGATTTTCATGATTCTTTCTGGCTTTTTCATCACAGAGTATAAATATTTTGTGTCTTTTGCTTTTCAGTTACattttttttccaagaaaattcTGTGGGTAATAGCAGGGAAACATTGTAATGATTCTGTACTCTTTGACTGAATCTTCAAGTTCTCCCAAGCTGTTCATCTAAAACAAAAATGCTAGTGATTACTTATATATCTTGGTATTGAGTCAAAAATGGGATCTTAATGATGCAACTTCTTCTGTTGGTTCTTTGTTTCAAAAGTGTTAAAGTTTTGAACTtggagataacttttgtatgtaTTGTAAATTTGTCATAGGTAAATTTGATGATTGAAAAGGAATCTCGGCGGATGAACTAAGGAGGCTGGTGGAGGTAGATAAGCTTATTGCTGTGGCAAACTAGCTTAGATAAGCACTTTTGGTGAGTGTTGCTAAGCTCTCTCTTATTTTGTACTACTGTAGCATATAGGTTTATAATATATGTTGTTGTGTTTGTTGATGTGGTTGTTGATTTCGTTATCATTAATATGATGCAATTTATAATATACATGTTCGTTGCTGTATATTTGTGATGATTGCAATGGCTGCCTAAGTGCTCTATGATTCTatgacatgcatatatatagtaCACTTGTGGTTGCGATGAAATGTTAGGTATAttaagttgttttgttttgtggttgCATCCTTGGAATATTTATATGTTGTCTGGCTTTCATTGTAAGATGGACAAAtcatggatgcatgctgataggagATCGCGAGCTTTTGAGTTAGGAGTTGAAGAATTGATTATGTTTGCATTAGAGAGTGGTTGTGATGTCAATAAGGTTTGCTGCCCTTGTATGAGATGTGGTCATGGTAAATCTTGGAAGGCTAGGGTAGTAAGGGATCATTTGGTTGAGTTTGGTATTGATAAAACTTACACAAAATGGATATGGCATGGGGAACTCTCGTCAAATGAGAGTAGCGAACCCGAAGGGAATTCTGAAACTGTAGAAATGGCAGGTAATGACACTGTGGGGGGGTCTGATGATCATGAGTTTTCAGTAGACTCTGATGAGTTTTTAAGGTTTGTTGAGGATGGCGACAAACCTCTTTACCCTGGCTGTACGCGTTTTACCAAGTTAAATGGACTTGTTAAAACTTACAACCTCAAAGCAAAGCATGGGTTGAGTGATGCTTGCTATTCTGACATGTTGATATTGATTGGAATATTGCTTCCAGAAGGTAATGAAGTGCCAAGTTCTTTTTATGAGGCCAAAAAGAGTTTGTGTGCGTTGGGAATGAATTATGAAAAGATACATGCGTGTCCTAACGACTGTATCTTATACAGGGATAGTAATGTTGATGCCACTAGCTGCCCTACTTGTGGTCTCTCTAGGTGGAAGTTGGGAAAGAATAAAGTAGAAAAAGTTGGGGTTCCAGGGAAAGTGTTGTGGTATTTTCCACCTATACCTAGATttagaaagatgtttcagtcgACTAGTACAGCTAAAAGCTTGACATGGCATGCTGATGAGCGACTGAAGGATGATAAAATGAGGCATCCGGCTGACTCCCCTACTTGGAAGTTAGTGGACGATAAGTGGCCTGCTTTTAGTTCAGAGCCTAGGAATCTAAGGCTAGCGCTGTCGTCTGATGGTTTCAATCCCCACAGTTCCCTTTCTAGTAGATATTCTTGTTGGCCTGTCATACTAGTAACCTACAATCTTCCCCCATGGCTCTGCATGAAGAGGAAGTACATGATGCTCACCTTGTTAATCTCTGGACCTAAACAGCCTGTAAATGACATTGATGTCTATCTCCAGCCCTT is a window from the Rosa chinensis cultivar Old Blush chromosome 2, RchiOBHm-V2, whole genome shotgun sequence genome containing:
- the LOC112185188 gene encoding uncharacterized protein LOC112185188, with protein sequence MDKSWMHADRRSRAFELGVEELIMFALESGCDVNKVCCPCMRCGHGKSWKARVVRDHLVEFGIDKTYTKWIWHGELSSNESSEPEGNSETVEMAGNDTVGGSDDHEFSVDSDEFLRFVEDGDKPLYPGCTRFTKLNGLVKTYNLKAKHGLSDACYSDMLILIGILLPEGNEVPSSFYEAKKSLCALGMNYEKIHACPNDCILYRDSNVDATSCPTCGLSRWKLGKNKVEKVGVPGKVLWYFPPIPRFRKMFQSTSTAKSLTWHADERLKDDKMRHPADSPTWKLVDDKWPAFSSEPRNLRLALSSDGFNPHSSLSSRYSCWPVILVTYNLPPWLCMKRKYMMLTLLISGPKQPVNDIDVYLQPLIDDLKILWDGVEGVYDGYRKKYFKLKAVLFWTINDFPAYGNLSGSIVKGYNACPVCLQHTKPHRLAHGQKMSYMRHRRFLPRYHPYRKQAAVFDNTEERDLAPIPLSGHEVLQRVEGMNWPFGKKHPHPPYKGAEDESRPCWKKKSVFFELEYWKFLPVRHNLDVMHIEKNVCDALIGTLLNIPGKTKDGVAARLDMVAMGIRAGLKPKIGGKKEKLPLAS